A genomic region of Miscanthus floridulus cultivar M001 chromosome 3, ASM1932011v1, whole genome shotgun sequence contains the following coding sequences:
- the LOC136546067 gene encoding uncharacterized protein, with translation MEGEDELTVGGGVPIRPPRLEDAGLEDCALPPESISEAFSLAAAAVASRLARLPFSEDSDDDEGRVSAPRGGGCVDDAGPDLGAAPDALVGGGVAGDGGVDEVVVVGAGRGGGYEDAVVVGGREEEEDAVVVVGERRGEKKLGKEDGCVEGVREGVSEPGRAQGGEEGEEAAEKAILVPDFD, from the coding sequence ATGGAGGGCGAAGACGAGCTCACCGTCGGAGGGGGCGTGCCCATCCGGCCGCCGCGGCTGGAGGACGCGGGGCTCGAGGACTGCGCGCTCCCGCCGGAGTCCATCTCCGAGGCCTTCTCCCTCGCCGCCGCGGCCGTCGCCTCCCGCCTCGCCCGCCTGCCCTTCTCCGAAGACTCCGACGACGACGAGGGCCGCGTCTCGGCACCACGTGGAGGAGGCTGCGTGGATGACGCCGGACCTGACCTCGGGGCCGCCCCCGACGCCCTTGTCGGCGGCGGCGTCGCGGGCGACGGCGGCGTCGACGAAGTCGTGGTCGTCGGCGCAGGGCGCGGAGGCGGATACGAGGACGCGGTGGTGGTCGGTGGGcgcgaagaagaggaggatgcaGTCGTGGTGGTCGGGGAGCGGCGCGGGGAGAAGAAGCTGGGGAAGGAGGATGGATGCGTCGAGGGGGTCCGAGAAGGGGTCAGTGAACCCGGACGGGCGCAAGGCGGTGAAGAGGGCGAGGAGGCGGCAGAGAAGGCGATCTTGGTGCCGGATTTCGACTGA